One region of Bacteroidota bacterium genomic DNA includes:
- a CDS encoding DUF4294 domain-containing protein — protein MKRNRFYYVLGCFILITQFAFSQDPQKDEKSGGYRLPYILEGEDTIPVVNLPTVNIVDVNNPEYLKNLQAYYRLRFNVIKVYPYARLAAVKLNEMELRMASMNSDREKKKYRKAVEDQVRKDFEEQIKKLSINQGNVLIKLIDRETGQTSYTLIKQLKGSLNAFFAQGLAKLFGHDLKDEYDPEGEDKTIEMIVKQIEYGQITF, from the coding sequence ATGAAACGAAATCGTTTTTATTATGTTCTTGGGTGTTTTATCCTTATCACACAATTTGCTTTTTCTCAGGATCCCCAAAAGGATGAAAAGTCAGGTGGTTATCGACTTCCTTACATCCTGGAGGGTGAAGACACCATACCGGTAGTCAATCTCCCAACTGTAAATATTGTTGATGTCAACAATCCTGAATATTTAAAAAACCTTCAGGCATATTACCGCCTGCGTTTTAATGTAATCAAAGTTTATCCTTATGCGAGACTGGCAGCCGTAAAATTGAATGAAATGGAATTGAGAATGGCATCCATGAATTCAGACAGAGAGAAGAAGAAGTATCGTAAAGCTGTCGAAGATCAGGTTAGAAAAGATTTTGAAGAGCAAATCAAAAAGCTCAGCATTAACCAGGGGAATGTGCTGATTAAACTGATTGACAGGGAAACCGGACAAACCTCTTATACGCTCATCAAACAATTGAAAGGATCCTTGAACGCATTTTTTGCGCAAGGTCTTGCAAAATTATTCGGTCACGATCTGAAAGACGAATATGATCCGGAGGGTGAAGACAAGACCATAGAAATGATCGTCAAGCAGATTGAGTACGGACAGATAACTTTTTAA